AAATGTTGGGTATGCAGATCCGACTCCGATCCAAAATGTGCAGATCCTTTTGATAATTCTACAGTACCAATCACAGATTGTAAGCAAGAGCCAGATTTAGAACATTTACCAGGTGTACGACCAACCATGTGTCGTAAAATACGTCAGAAAGGTGAAATATATTAGagtatttcttctattcttagttgtaatatttttttaatatttttttatttgcacatatatatatatatatagtcaatGGGGAATGGAGATATTTTCGCAGTTGTGCTTACATGGGTGAGCCGGGAATAGCGGGAGATGAACGCTTTTGTCTTATGAGAACCGGaacatataacatttttatggAATATTGTACTTGCAATAGTAAGGATGGCTGTAATTCAGCATATAAGGATCATGGAAGTTTACTATTACTCTTACTTACAATGATAATTTCATTAGAATATGTACttcatatcttttaaaaagCATTGccaaaattaatgaaaagatcTGAATTATTAAGTAACATAAAACTTTTACAAGTGCCTTTGTAACATAAATAAGTAATTAGTACTTACGAGCAACGATGATGTATCTGTTTAAAGATTTACAAAGAGTTCGTGGCATAATATCTCtttaaaatctattatttC
This is a stretch of genomic DNA from Vespa crabro chromosome 3, iyVesCrab1.2, whole genome shotgun sequence. It encodes these proteins:
- the LOC124422634 gene encoding uncharacterized protein LOC124422634; the protein is MSSENIIRLITVLFILICCIEQGFSIKCWVCRSDSDPKCADPFDNSTVPITDCKQEPDLEHLPGVRPTMCRKIRQKVNGEWRYFRSCAYMGEPGIAGDERFCLMRTGTYNIFMEYCTCNSKDGCNSAYKDHGSLLLLLLTMIISLEYVLHIF